The following coding sequences lie in one Mycobacterium gordonae genomic window:
- a CDS encoding lipoprotein LpqH, whose amino-acid sequence MKRGLTVAVAGAAILVAGLSGCSSNKSNTGSGSSSASASSGASGTKVIIDGQDQHVTGTTVCTTAAGNVNIAIGGAATGIAAVLTDANPPEVKSVGLGNVNGVTLAYTSGTGQGKAEATKNGNAYKITGTATGVDMANPMSPVNKPFEIDVTCS is encoded by the coding sequence GTGAAGCGTGGGCTGACGGTCGCGGTGGCCGGAGCGGCCATTCTGGTCGCGGGTCTTTCCGGATGTTCGAGCAACAAGTCCAACACGGGCAGCGGGTCCTCGAGCGCAAGCGCATCCTCCGGCGCATCCGGCACGAAGGTGATCATCGACGGGCAGGACCAGCACGTGACCGGCACGACCGTGTGCACGACGGCGGCCGGCAACGTCAACATCGCGATCGGTGGGGCGGCGACAGGCATCGCCGCGGTGCTCACCGACGCCAATCCGCCTGAGGTGAAGTCCGTCGGCCTCGGCAACGTCAACGGCGTCACCCTCGCCTACACATCCGGCACCGGCCAGGGCAAGGCCGAGGCGACCAAGAACGGCAACGCCTACAAGATCACCGGCACCGCCACCGGGGTGGACATGGCCAACCCGATGTCCCCGGTGAACAAGCCCTTCGAGATCGACGTCACCTGCTCATAG
- a CDS encoding sensor histidine kinase, with product MSSSRRARSPRVWSLRLRLIVGQVAVLAVVCVGITAATELALRHHLLAQLDSQLSGTSYRSSLLYPESPRHREPRFPKTGPGPRFLDAPGQPAGMVAAVVSDGKTLDAGYLTGSGARAALTPTAQRQLEQIAGSRSPVTLNLDGLGRYRVVAAPSRNRADVIVTGLSMSNIDATEFRMLVIFGIVTLIAVAAATVAGVVIIRRALAPLQRVSQTATKVADLPLDRGEVELPVRVPESDANPYTEVGQLGSALNRMLDHISAALSTRQASETRVRQFVADASHELRTPLAAIRGYTELAQRMGDDREAVAHAMSRVASETDRITRLVEDLLLLARLDSGRPLEREPVDLSRLAVDAVSDAHIAGPDHQWELDLPPEPVLVTGDEARLRQVMANLLANARIHTAPGTVVTTRLSTEQTQTLLQVIDNGPGIPAAQQSEVFERFARGDSSRSRKGGSTGLGLAIVSAVVKAHDGTITVNSRPGRTEFAVRLPGNDRQPSANDFQDTAGRRTMSR from the coding sequence ATGTCCTCAAGCCGGCGCGCTAGAAGCCCGCGGGTCTGGTCGCTTCGGCTGCGCCTGATCGTCGGTCAGGTCGCGGTTCTCGCGGTCGTGTGCGTCGGCATCACCGCCGCAACCGAACTCGCGTTACGCCACCACTTGCTGGCACAGCTGGACAGCCAGCTCAGCGGTACCTCCTACCGTTCCTCGCTGCTGTACCCCGAATCGCCCCGGCACCGCGAGCCGCGCTTTCCCAAGACCGGTCCCGGCCCCCGTTTCCTGGACGCTCCGGGCCAGCCCGCCGGGATGGTCGCGGCGGTGGTCAGCGACGGCAAAACGTTGGACGCCGGCTACCTGACCGGCAGCGGCGCCCGCGCTGCGTTGACACCGACCGCCCAGCGCCAGTTGGAGCAGATCGCCGGCAGCCGCTCGCCGGTGACGCTGAACCTCGACGGCTTGGGCCGTTACCGGGTGGTCGCCGCCCCGAGCCGCAACCGGGCCGACGTCATCGTGACCGGGCTGTCGATGTCCAACATCGACGCCACCGAATTCCGGATGCTGGTCATATTCGGCATCGTCACCCTGATCGCCGTGGCCGCCGCTACCGTCGCCGGCGTCGTCATCATCCGGCGGGCACTGGCGCCGCTGCAGCGGGTGTCTCAGACCGCGACGAAAGTCGCGGATCTGCCGTTGGACCGCGGTGAGGTGGAGCTGCCGGTGCGGGTGCCGGAGTCCGATGCAAACCCGTATACCGAGGTGGGCCAACTCGGTTCGGCGCTCAACAGGATGCTCGATCACATCTCTGCCGCTCTGTCGACCCGGCAGGCCAGCGAGACCCGGGTCCGCCAGTTCGTCGCCGATGCCAGCCACGAACTGCGTACGCCGCTCGCGGCGATCCGCGGCTACACCGAACTCGCTCAACGCATGGGTGACGACCGCGAGGCCGTTGCGCACGCCATGAGCCGGGTGGCATCCGAGACCGACCGGATCACCCGCCTGGTCGAGGACTTGCTGCTGCTGGCCAGGCTGGATTCCGGTCGGCCGCTCGAGCGCGAACCGGTCGACCTGTCCCGCCTCGCGGTCGACGCCGTCAGTGACGCACACATCGCCGGGCCGGACCACCAGTGGGAACTCGATCTGCCGCCGGAACCCGTGTTGGTCACCGGAGACGAGGCACGCCTGCGACAGGTGATGGCAAATCTGCTGGCCAACGCCCGCATTCACACGGCGCCGGGCACGGTGGTCACCACCCGATTGAGCACCGAGCAGACTCAGACGCTACTGCAGGTCATCGACAACGGCCCGGGAATTCCGGCGGCGCAGCAGTCAGAGGTTTTCGAGCGGTTCGCACGCGGGGACAGCTCACGCTCGCGCAAGGGCGGCAGTACGGGGCTGGGTTTGGCGATCGTCTCCGCTGTCGTCAAGGCACACGACGGAACAATCACGGTGAACAGCCGGCCCGGCCGCACCGAGTTCGCGGTGCGGTTGCCGGGCAACGACCGGCAACCGTCCGCGAACGACTTTCAAGACACTGCAGGACGTCGAACTATGAGCAGGTGA
- the tcrX gene encoding two-component system response regulator TcrX has protein sequence MCRADGQPVTVLVVDDEPVLAEMVSMALRYEGWNIATASDGSTAIAAARAERPDVVVLDVMLPDMSGLDVLHKLRQEHPGLPVLLLTAKDAVEDRIAGLTAGGDDYVTKPFSIEEVVLRLRALLRRTGVTTVDSGAQLVVGDLVLDEDSHEVTRAGEPISLTSTEFELLRFMMRNAKRVLSKAQILDRVWSYDFGGRSNIVELYISYLRKKIDNGREPMIHTLRGAGYVLKPAR, from the coding sequence ATGTGCCGCGCCGACGGTCAACCGGTCACCGTGCTGGTGGTGGACGACGAACCCGTGCTGGCCGAGATGGTGTCGATGGCCCTGCGGTATGAGGGCTGGAACATCGCCACCGCCAGTGACGGTTCGACGGCCATCGCCGCCGCCCGCGCCGAGCGCCCCGACGTCGTCGTCCTCGACGTGATGCTGCCGGACATGAGCGGCCTGGACGTCCTACACAAGCTGCGTCAGGAGCATCCCGGTCTGCCGGTTCTGCTGTTGACGGCCAAGGACGCCGTGGAAGACCGGATCGCCGGATTGACCGCCGGCGGAGACGACTACGTCACCAAGCCGTTCAGCATCGAAGAAGTGGTACTGCGGTTGCGTGCCCTACTGCGACGCACCGGCGTCACCACCGTCGACAGTGGCGCCCAACTCGTCGTCGGCGATCTGGTCCTCGACGAGGACAGCCACGAGGTGACCCGGGCAGGTGAGCCGATTTCGTTGACCTCCACCGAGTTCGAGCTGTTGCGGTTCATGATGCGCAACGCCAAGCGGGTGCTGAGTAAGGCGCAGATACTGGACCGCGTCTGGAGCTACGATTTCGGCGGCCGGTCCAACATCGTCGAGCTGTACATCTCCTACCTGCGCAAGAAGATCGATAACGGTCGCGAACCCATGATTCACACGCTGCGCGGCGCAGGTTATGTCCTCAAGCCGGCGCGCTAG
- a CDS encoding DUF6131 family protein, producing MIVVGALLLILGFVFGVHLLTVLGVVLLVVGAVMWAMGSVGRPVAGRRNWY from the coding sequence ATGATTGTCGTCGGCGCTCTGTTGCTCATCCTCGGCTTCGTCTTCGGGGTGCATTTGTTGACGGTGCTTGGAGTGGTCCTGCTTGTTGTCGGTGCGGTGATGTGGGCCATGGGCTCCGTCGGCCGGCCCGTCGCCGGCAGGCGAAACTGGTACTGA